The DNA region CTTTCGGAATTAGGCCCATTGCCTCAATCACTTCAGCATGAGCTTCAGCTGCTTGACTTTTTATCTTTGACATAATAGCTTGATGCTCAGCAATTGAAAGGAGAGCACCGTCTTTCACAATAGCATTAGCCAGCTTATCTTGTAACTTCTGCTTTAGTCCTTTTTCCTGTTGAAGCATATATTAATTCGTATACACAAAGTAATAGAAGCACTCATCCAGATACAAAGAACATATAACAATCAAGTTTCAAGTAGTTAGTTACCTTTTCCTTAGCTGCAGCAATCTTAGATtttgcttctttcttttcttcagcAAATCTTACATTTTGCTCATCAATATAACTCCTCAGTTTCCTGCACATTATGTTTCAAACCACTTTAAGCAAAATGAAGACTAGAAACAAAGCGAGTAAAAGTAGAAAACTATTAAGAGAATGAACCATAAGGATCATTAGGCTCTTTGAAAAAATTTCCAATTAAACTGAGTTGCTTACTCTGTGCATAAAGCTTCATCACACAGAAAATTCAATAAACTGAGCTTTTTGGATAAATCTAATTCATGATATCCACCAATTCCTTCCTTGAAGCAATCCAATGGAAACCCTTCAAGTGCAAGTTTGGATTCAGAGATTAAATCCTCCAGAGCTTTCAACCATGAATTATTTCCACTGCCAGTAGTTAAGGGCGGAGAACTGCAGAGAAGTGATCCCAGAAGGAAACATCAAATTCAGAGATCTTCAAacctaaggaaaaaaaaaagggggaaaggggggggggggggggggagaagcTAAATGATAGCATCATACTTGACTCCTGAATCAACTAGTATCAGAGTCAGCAATCTAATATGGAACTGAACAACCAAGGTGTTCTGTGTCCGCCGCAGATTTTGCTTTCGCACTAATTCTCGTAATATTGCTTCAGCTTCTCCTTTCTTGACATCAAGGACCTaataataaacaagaagaaatatgaaaaacAGCTGAAACTCGAAAAGCAACATTGAATGAGTGCAGCTACACTGTAAAAATAAGTGTTATTTCTGCAATGGTAACACCATTGTATGTAGAATTTAAAGTATTACAAGGAAGGAAAATGTGATCACTAATTAAATGATCAACTTAAAAGTAAATATtacatttgatttttgaattgcatgatattAATTAGCAGAAAATATTTCTCGAAGTTGGACTATGATATAAAGCATTAAAACAATTTACCAGTAATACATTTTCAGCTAGCCAACTACATCAGGCAACAGTAACAAAGATTTAAGAGAAACTCGACATAAAAACCACATGCTTTGTCTTTAGTCTTTACTGACATATAACATAATAGTATACCTTTCGAAATGATCGACAAAACTCTAAAAACTGCAAGGCATTGCCAACATCTTCAGGTTGGAACTCAACGTCTGATATATCCTTTAACTCGTCACCAGCTGGCAAAAGAACTTCAACctgaatcttttctatcttcttgtTGAAAGCATATGCTCCATCCTTTGGAGCCTTTGCTATCCCTTCAGCTTGGGAATTGACAGCATTATGATCATAGGCAGTCACTGCAGCTCCTTTCAAGACTTTTGCATGCATATCTTCTTTTGCTTTAGGTTGATTATGATAGGACACATTATTTGAAGCCAAAGTGCTAGGAGGGAAGAAATCATGTGCACCCCTCACCTTAGGGCAATTCTTCTCTCCACAACTTAAGCTGTGATTGATATCTACCTTCATTTCCTTTTTAGATTCATGTTTTTTCTCTTTCACATCTTTTTTGTCATGAATGATGCCTTTATTCGCATTTACTTTGATTTCCTTTGCAGACACATCATTGAAACCCTTGATGCCACCGTTAGCTTCATGACAGACTTTAAGCCTTTTTGAGCTCCTTTTTTTGCCAGCATCATCAATGGTTTTGCCATTAGATATTTCCTTTAATCCTTCACGCTTCATCTTCCTAGACTTCTCAGGTGATGTCTTCTGAGCTTTGAGAGAgttgagctttgaagctttgTTTCCATCCAATGAATTTTCCTTTTCAGGTTCACCTGATATATCAATTACAAGCTCCTGCAAGAAGTAACAAACATGAACACCAAGCAAATTCAAAAGGTAAAACCTATCTGCCAAGAGATATGCGTTTGTACTCATTTGTCATACGACACATCCCGAAGCACAACGCATCCACCACTAAGCAAGATCTTAATAGAGCGCATGCTCATTAAAATCTTGTATAATGGTGAATAACTTGCGAGTCGACACATTATCTTATGTCAAATTGATACACATAACATAACTCATCTGCTAACCTTGTCTGATGCAATTGCCTTTGTATTAGTAACAATATTGCTTACAAGTACCCCATTAATCACAGCATCCTGTCATATCATCAACCAGCACAAATACGTGACTTtagttctctctatttttttgccAAATATATGATAGGTGGTATAAAGGGCAGAAAGAAAAATGattaaacctttttcaaagcAGAATTCTTTTTAGGAGAAACATTAGTTTTGAGCTTGAGGACTTCCAAAGTTTCAGGAGTATTCACTCTAAGCATATCAGATACAGAATTATAGCCAGATGCCTTGGCCACCTTCACCATCTGGCCGGTGGGTTGTTCGCCACGCTTTTTCCTACAAGATCACTCCTCATTCAATATCAGTGAAAcagtaaaaacacaaaaacagaaggaaaactTGAAGACAAAAACTACTTGCCTGCAGAGACTGCAATTGCAAGAACCCTTGCACTTGGGACAGATCCATTCTTCTTGTTGCATCACATCTTCTGCCTTCTCTCCATATCTAATTTAACACAACCAAAGATATCCATTACTCTACCTCTCTATTTGTACTCCtaatttatgtgtttttttgGTTCACTGAAGCTAACCTGTTTAAGAGGCACTTGTGGCAAAACTTGATGACACAAGGCTTTCCCTTTCTCAAATTCTTGCACATAGCAGCAAAGTCCCTTGTCTTTTGCCGGCACTATCAACATTGCAAAATTAACATTAAATAACCAAAAAACAAGTCAACAGAcaatttcttcttattcttcttcttatgtatttatttattacttttattgtaattattttggagTTCTGAGTGAACCACCAACATCTAACTCCCATTATAAGACATTGAAACAGACTAGCAAATAGCATCTAAGATCtgttatctttatttatttattttaaatcttaCAAATTAAACGATTAAATCCCAGCCAATAAAATAAAGCACTTCGCAAAGTTTCAGTAACACAAATTCTCTAACACATTACACAGTATACACCTTCAGATTTGAGCTTCTTCGCTGTTCAGGGATGAAAAAATATAGCTAGAAAAGATGTACCTGATGGCAAGTTATGCCATTTGCAGAGTCGTAGATTCTGCTCCCAACAACACGAATTCCCGGCGCCTTTGTACGCTTCGCTTTCTGTGAAGTTGCGTTGACCTTGGTACCGGCACCGTGGTTCAGCTCTTGATGAGAATCAAGCTCAATTGCCATGGTTGGTGTGTGTTTGGAAGTTGAACTTTGCACTCTGAAAAATGGAgtgtgtgagtgtgtgtgtgGAGTTTGAAGCTCTTGGGGTTTGTGTTGTTATTACAGCATGCGAAGAAAGTGGAGAATGGAGAATATTaaaagatgaaaagaaaattgaagcATGTTTGGAACTCCATCTTTTCCCTCCTTCAATGGTGGGGTGGCGGGAGGGGAGGTTTTGAAAATGAATTCGGAGATTTTAGGGACGAATGTGGAATTTTCAACTTTCGTGAAGGTCCCATCTCAATGGATCTCGCTATTCAGATTGGAAGGAATTGGTAAAGTGATAAAAGGAAAAATTCGAAGAGGAAGaactctttctattgattttataacattatgtatttattttttattttttttaaagaattatgatgatatgaaataagaagataaaaaaaagcaGTAGAATATGAAAAAGAGGAatagaaagagttttgaataatGTAAAATTTATCCGTATACATAcacgaaaaatttttaaataatacacTCGAATATTTTTGTGTTATACCTAAATATTTTCGTGTTATAccaaaatttgctgcaaatatagaaaaatattttctttaatgctacattttttcttttttttatatttttttcttttagttgaatgaatgcaaattcttttttttccaagtaattttgcagcattatgtgtttcttctttttttgtttgatttttttgtttttattcttgttaaacaaaaaaaaac from Arachis hypogaea cultivar Tifrunner chromosome 10, arahy.Tifrunner.gnm2.J5K5, whole genome shotgun sequence includes:
- the LOC112716698 gene encoding uncharacterized protein; the protein is MAIELDSHQELNHGAGTKVNATSQKAKRTKAPGIRVVGSRIYDSANGITCHQCRQKTRDFAAMCKNLRKGKPCVIKFCHKCLLNRYGEKAEDVMQQEEWICPKCKGSCNCSLCRKKRGEQPTGQMVKVAKASGYNSVSDMLRVNTPETLEVLKLKTNVSPKKNSALKKDAVINGVLVSNIVTNTKAIASDKELVIDISGEPEKENSLDGNKASKLNSLKAQKTSPEKSRKMKREGLKEISNGKTIDDAGKKRSSKRLKVCHEANGGIKGFNDVSAKEIKVNANKGIIHDKKDVKEKKHESKKEMKVDINHSLSCGEKNCPKVRGAHDFFPPSTLASNNVSYHNQPKAKEDMHAKVLKGAAVTAYDHNAVNSQAEGIAKAPKDGAYAFNKKIEKIQVEVLLPAGDELKDISDVEFQPEDVGNALQFLEFCRSFRKVLDVKKGEAEAILRELVRKQNLRRTQNTLVVQFHIRLLTLILVDSGVNSPPLTTGSGNNSWLKALEDLISESKLALEGFPLDCFKEGIGGYHELDLSKKLSLLNFLCDEALCTEKLRSYIDEQNVRFAEEKKEAKSKIAAAKEKEKGLKQKLQDKLANAIVKDGALLSIAEHQAIMSKIKSQAAEAHAEVIEAMGLIPKGKQHSDAMRIEPVFSDGNQTFWKLESYNGDYALLLQDIKMDNETGATSDERWFVYGSEKKDEIDKYITSRKLRG